One window of the Salvia splendens isolate huo1 chromosome 1, SspV2, whole genome shotgun sequence genome contains the following:
- the LOC121751967 gene encoding uncharacterized protein LOC121751967, with protein sequence MDLHSISTSLLKTDLLILDEPDITPVPRGWDACLLGRFTGRYPGKEAIFDLMRRWKHKSRVTFHRKGWLCFQFGSEEAMEKIRQQGPFDIFGIPLVLQPMPKKFDPDMEPEVMVPIWLRLVDLPLELWNLTAVSKIASCFGTPLSTDFSTLRRESLDGPRIKVIIDTARRPKESLTIQLPNGDFVEQKVEYEFFPKFCNACKMYGHFADECRGRDEEWKQAHGTGSSHRSKSRGWETSVPRNRVQQPPKRIHLNQQPETGTPAIGALGAGPSGRSGPQERSRSRPQQQWKPTGTIYPMNMKSQRPRDKTLDD encoded by the coding sequence ATGGATCTCCATTCTATCTCAACAAGTCTTCTTAAAACCGATCTTCTTATACTTGATGAGCCTGATATTACCCCCGTCCCTCGGGGATGGGATGCATGTTTACTTGGCAGGTTCACAGGGCGGTACCCCGGAAAGGAGGCTATTTTCGACCTCATGAGGAGATGGAAGCATAAATCCCGAGTCACCTTCCACCGGAAGGGGTGGCTCTGCTTTCAATTCGGAAGTGAGGAAGCAATGGAGAAGATCCGACAACAGGGGCCGTTCGATATCTTCGGTATCCCGCTGGTGCTCCAGCCAATGCCAAAAAAGTTTGACCCTGATATGGAGCCTGAGGTCATGGTTCCAATTTGGCTGAGACTAGTTGATCTACCGCTGGAACTCTGGAATCTCACAGCGGTGAGTAAAATTGCATCATGCTTCGGCACACCACTCTCAACGGACTTCAGCACACTTAGACGTGAGTCTCTGGATGGTCCACGCATAAAAGTCATAATCGACACAGCGAGGAGGCCCAAGGAGTCACTCACAATCCAGTTGCCTAATGGGGACTTTGTTGAGCAAAAAGTGGAGTATGAGTTCTTTCCTAAATTCTGCAATGCTTGCAAAATGTATGGACATTTCGCGGATGAGTGCCGGGGCAGAGATGAGGAATGGAAACAGGCGCACGGTACCGGGTCCTCCCACCGATCAAAGAGCCGAGGCTGGGAAACGAGTGTCCCGAGAAACCGAGTTCAGCAACCGCCCAAAAGGATCCACCTGAACCAACAACCAGAAACTGGTACGCCAGCCATCGGGGCTCTAGGTGCGGGACCGTCCGGCAGGTCTGGGCCACAGGAACGATCCAGATCGCGTCCTCAACAACAATGGAAGCCAACGGGTACAATTTACCCGATGAATATGAAGTCACAGAGGCCTAGAGACAAGACGCTGGACGATTAG